The genomic DNA TCGTCGGGCGCGGCCGTGTTGCAGGCGAGCGGCCCCAGCGGCGACAGGCCGGTTCGCGCCAGCACAATGGCGGTTTCCCGCTGGCTGAGATGGCTGCCGTCCGGCAAGATATGCGGCGTCAACACACCGGCTTCGCGCGCCCTGGCCTTGAGTTCGTCGATCAGTTCCGCGCTGGGGCAGTCATGATGATCGCGGCGCGGATCATGCTCATAGGGCGCGACGACATCGCGCACGAAGGCTTCGACCCGCGCCGCTATGGCGGCGGTGCGTTCCGGTCCCGCGCCGCTCACGGCCTGCCGGTTCCTGCGCTCTTTCCCTCGTTCCCGATCATATACGTCTCTCCCCAGCCATTTTGCACGAGTCTATGAAACTCATGAGATCATTATGCACTGATGAGTGTATTGTGCTTTTTGCGCGTTTGCTGTCAATGCGCGGCAGGCAGGTCATCGGGTTGGAAGATGCAGGACGGTTCACCCTTCAAAAGCGCCACGCAGCGGGAGGCGGATCGTGCGGCCAAGCGTGAAGCGGTGCTGCGCGCCGCTGTGCGGATGTTCAATGAACGGGGATTTTTCGCCACGTCGCTGGATGATGTAGCCGCCAGCCTCGGCATCTCGAAACGCACCATCTATCACTATCTGGCGAACAAGGATCAGGTGCTGCTGGAATGCGTGACCATAGGTCTGCATCAATTGCTGCGCGCGGCGGAAGAGGCGCGCGCGCAGGCAGGGTCCGGTCGCGACCGGCTGGTCAAATTCCTGCGTCGTTATGCCGAAATCAACATGGATGATTTTGGCCGGTGCGTCATCCGAACCGGCGAAGAGGCGCTCGCCGCCGACAGCCGCATCCAGTTTCGCGCGCTCAAGCGTCAGATTGACGATGCCATGCGCGGTCTTTTGGACGAGGCGGTCGAAGATGGCTCGGTTGCCCCGCTGGATGTCAAATTGACCGCGTTCGTGCTGGCCGGTGCCTTGAACTGGCCGGCGCGTTGGTATGCGGGAACCGGCCCCATGACGAGCGAGCAGCTTTCCCAAGGTCTGGTGGACATATTGATGGCAGGCCTCATCCCCCGATCCGGATGAATGGTCGCAGGTGGGAAGAGTGACCGAAAGCGGCTTCGGTCCGAACGGCTATCCGCATTGATCCGACAGGCTTTTCCACAATAGGGGTGCGCCGCCCCCTTGCGCTTGGCCTGCCATTTGAACAAGCTGCTCCTGATTGGAAGGAGAAGCCATCATAACCGATGCCGTCATCCCGCCCGCCGCCGGCCCCGATGGGGTAACGCTGCCCGCCCGCCCCGAACCAATCCGTGTCGATCCCGCCAGCAGCGCCGTCATCGTCATCGACATGCAGAACGCCTACGCCTCGCCCGGCGGCTATGTCGATCTGGCGGGCTTCGACATCAGCGGCGCGGCGGGCGTCATCGGCCGTATCGCCCAGGTGCTGGACGTGGCGCGCGGCGCGGGAATGCCGGTCGTCTATCTGCAAAATGGCTGGGACGGCGATTATGTCGAGGCGGGCGGCCCCGGATCGCCCAACTGGCACAAGTCCAACGCGCTCAGGACCATGCGCGCCCGGCCGGATTTGCGCGGGCAATTGCTGGCGCGCGGCGGCTGGGACTATGAACTGGTTGATGCGCTGACGCCGCAGCCCGGCGACATCCGCGTCCACAAGACCCGCTACAGCGCCTTCTTCAACAGCCAGCTCGACAGCATCCTGCGCGCGCGCGGCGTGCGCACCCTGATCTTCGTCGGCATCGCCAGCAATGTCTGCGTCGAATCGACGCTGCGCGACGCCTTCCACCTCGAATATTTCAGCGTCATGCTGGACGACGCCACCCATCATCTGGGGCCGGATTTCGTCCATCAGGCGACGCTCTATAATGTCGAAAAATTCTTTGGCTGGGTCAGCAGCGTTGCGGATTTCTGCGGCAGCGTCGGCCAGTCGCCCCAAGGCCAAAATCCAAGCGGAGACGCCTGATGCCGTTTGAACCGATCAATCCGCCGCAATTTCCCACGCCGATCGCCCCCTATTCGGCCGGGGCGAAGGCGGGCAACACCGTCTATGTCTCCGGCGTGCTGGCGCTGGGGGAGGGCGGAACGGTGCTGCATGTCGGCGACGCCGCCGCCCAGACCCGCCATGTGCTGGAGGTCATCAAGACAACGCTGGAAGCGGCCGGCGCCAGCCTTGAGGATGTGGCGATGAACCATATTTTCCTCAAGGATCTGACCGATTATGCCGCCTTCAACGCCGTCTATGCCGACTATTTCCCCGGCGCGAAACCGGCGCGCTATTGCATCCGCGCCGATCTGGTGAAGCCCGACTGTCTGGTCGAGATCGCATCGGTGGCGCATATCTGATGCAGGCGGCGGGCCTCTATTATGAGGAACATGGGCCGCCCAATGCGCCGCCGTTGATCCTGTCGTCGGGGCTTGGCGGATCGGCCGGCTACTGGGCGCCGAACATCCCCGCGCTGGCGGCGCATTTTCGCGTCATCGCCTATGACCATCGCGGGACTGGCCGCAGCGACCGGCACTTGTCGGAGATAGTCACGGTCGATGACTTCGCGGACGACATGCTGGCGCTTATGGACGCGCTCAATATCGACCGCGCCCATATCGTCGGCCATGCCGCCGGTGGCGTCGCCGGCCTCGCACTCGCCCTGAAAGCGCCCGATCGGCTGGGCAAGCTGGTGGTGGTCAATGGCTGGACGAAGGCTGATCCGCATTTCCTGCGCTGTTTCGAGGCGCGGCTCAATCTGCTGCGCCATGCCGGCGTCGAAGCCTTCCTGCGCGCGCAGCCGATCTTCCTCTATCCCGCCAACTGGATCAGTGCGCACACGGAAGAACTGGACGCCGAACTGCCGCACCAGACGACCAGCTTCCCTGGCGTTGAGACGATGGAGAAGCGCATCGCGGCACTCGCGGCTTTCGATGTCATGGGCCGGTTGGGCGGCATGGGCGATGGCGTGCTTGTCCTCGCGACCAATGACGACATGCTGGTTCCGTCAGCCGCCGCACAACATCTGGCTGATCAACTGGCCAATGCGCGGCATGAGGTCATGCCGTGGGGAGGTCATGCCTGCAACGTCACCGATCCCGAACGCTTCAACCGCATCGTCCTCGATTTTCTCAGGAGCTAAAAACCCATGCAGGTCGGCCTATTCATCCCCATCAACAATAATGGCTGGCTGATCTCGGAAAACGCGCCGCAATATAAACCCAGCTTCGATCTCAACAAGGACATCGCGCTGCGGGCGGAAAAGCACGGGTTCGACTTCCTGCTGTCGATGATCAAGCTGCGCGGCTTTGGCGGCAGGACGCAGTTCTGGGAATATGGCCTCGAAAGCTTCACCCTGATGGCCGGCCTCGCCGCCGTGACGGAGAAGATCGGGATTTTCGCGACCTGCCCCACGCTCATCATCCCGCCGGCCTTTGCCGCGCGCATGTGCAACACGATCGATTCGATCAGCCATGGCCGCTTCGGCCTCAACCTCATCACCGGCTGGCAGCCGCCCGAATATACGCAAATGGGGCTGTGGCCGGGCGAGGAGCATTTTCGCAACCGCTATGCGATGCTGGACGAATATGCCGCGATCCTGCGCGAATTGTGGGAGACGGGCACCTCGGACTTCAAAGGCCAATATTATAGCATGGACGATTGCCGCGTCTGGCCGCAGCCGACCGGCGACATGAAGATCATCTGTGCCGGATCGTCCGATGCCGGCCTCGCCTTCTCGGCCAAATGGGCCGACTATGCCTTTTGCCTGGGGAAGGGCGTCAACACCCCCACCGCCTTCGCCTTCAACAATGACCGGCTTGCCGCCGCCACGGCAAAGACCGGGCGCGCCGTGCAGGTGTTCGTGCTGGTGATGGTGATTGCCGCCGCGACGGACGAGGAAGCGATGGCCAAATGGAAAAGCTATAATGACGGGGTCGACCTCGACGCCATCGCCTGGCTGGCGGAGCAGGGGGCGAAGGATCAGGTCAACACCGACACCAATGTCCGTCAACTCGCCGCGCCCGAAGGCGCGGTCAACATCAATATGGGTACATTGGTCGGCAGCTACGCCAGCATCGCCCGGATGCTGGACGAAATGGCGCAGGTGCCCAATACCGGCGGCGTGCTGCTGACCTTCGATGATTTCCTCGAAGGGGTCGATGCCTTCGGCGCGCATATTCAGCCGCTGATGAAAAGCCGGGCACATATCGGCTGACGGTCCTGCTTGAGCGGGGCGCGCGCGCTTATTTGCCATCGTCATGCCTCAACCGCCGGGCGCGCTGCTAGACGGGCTTTTTGCATGGAGGCCCATTTGCATGTCGCTCATCCTGTCCCGCCGTTCCGCGCTCGGCCTGATGGCCGGCTCGCTGGTCGCCGCCTGTAGCGGGGCGGCGCAGGCCGCATCCAAATTGTTCGTCGGCGACCAGCGCGGCGGATCGCGCGTCGTGCTTCAGGGGGCGAAGCGGCTCGACAATGTCCCTTATGAGATCATCTGGTCGCAATTCCCCAATGCCGCGCCCTTGCTGGAGGCGCTGAACGCCGGCGCGATCGACAGCGGCATCGGCGGCGATTCCGCCTTCATCTTCGCTGCCGGCACCGATGCGAAGATCAAGGCGATCGGCGCGCAGGCAGCGCGCGGCATGGGGCCGGTGGTGCTGGTGCGCCGGGATTCCCCGATCCGCTCGCTCGCCGATCTTGCCGGCCACAAGGTCGCGACCCCGCGCGGGTCGGTCAGCCACAATCATGTCCTTGCGGTTCTGGAAGCCTATCACCAGCCCTATGACGCCGTGACCTTCGCCTTCCTCTCTCCCTCGGACGGGCGCGCCGCGCTCCAGAGCGGCGCGGTCGACGCCTGGGCGATCTGGGACCCCAACGCCGCCATGGCGGAACAGGAGGGCGCGCGCATCCTGCCGGGCAAGCAGGATCTCGTGTCCGGCTATGCCCTGATGTTCGGTCGCGAGGGTGCGATCGCCGACAAACGCCCGCTGTTACAGGATTATCATGACCGCCTCTATGCCGGCTGGGCATGGGCGGCGCAGAACCGGGACGCCTATGTCGATCTGATGCACAAGGATACCGGCCTCGCGCTCGACATATTGCGCATCACCCAGGCGCGCGCGGATCGCTTTCCGGCCAGGGTGGATGCCGCGCTGATCGCGCAGCAGCAGGAAACCGCCGACCGCTATTTCCGCGCCGGCGTGATCGACCGCAAGCTGGATGTGCGACCACTGTTCGACACCAGCTTCTCGTAACGAACTGACTGGCCGCCGGTCCCAACCGGCGGCCAGTCTCTCGCTTCAGATTTTGCCCTTCAGCGTCAGGCCATAGAGGCGCGGTTCGCCGATTGAGGCCAGCGCCACGCCATAGGTCGCATTGACCGCGATCGTGTTGTAATAATCCTTGTTGAACAGGTTGCGGACCCAGACCGACACATCCCACTTCCCCTCGCTCTGGCGCAGGCCGGCATGGGCGCCGAACAATGCATAGCCCTGCACGCGCGAATAGGGGTCGAGGTTGACCGCCGCATAATAGCCCGACCGATAGCTGCCGTCCGCGCCGATATAGAGGTCGCGGTTCCCGCCGGCCGCATGGCTATAGTCCACCGTGCCGCCCAGCGCCCATTTCGGCGCGCCCGCGGCCTGCCGCCCCGACAGGTCGACCGATGTCTTGTAGCTGTTCAGATAGTCCGGCACGGCATTGGTATATTTGGTGTATTTCGCGTCATTATAGGTCGCGGCAAAGGTCGCGTTCAGCCCCTCGACCGGGGCGAAGCGCGCGTCCAGCTCGACCCCGCGCGACCGCAGCGTGCCGACATTGGCGATATAATAGGCCGCCGGGCTGACCGATGTGTTGGCGTAATTGGCCTGATAATTTTTGTCTTGCGTCCAGAACAGCGCACCGTTCAGTTCCACCGCGCCGCCGGCGAAGCGGGTCTTGAGGCCCAGTTCGAACGCATCGACCTTTTCGGGCTTCACGAAAATGTCGACGCCCAGCGTCTGGCGGACCAGATTGATGCCCGGCGACTTATAACCGCGCGCATAGCTGTAATAGGCGTGAACCGCATCCGACACATCATAGGCGGCGATCAGCGTGCCGGAAATATTGTCGGTATTTTTCGTGACATAATAGCTGGCGGTCGGCGCATAGGCGGCGCGCAATGCGATCGCCGTCGCCTGATATTCGGCCGGCAGGCTGCTGATCGCCGCCACATCGCCGCGCGCCTCGGCATCATAGAGGCCGGTCTTATGCTCATAGGTGTAGCGTAGGCCGCCGGTCAGGCGGAAACGCGGCGAAATATTCCAGGTCGCCTGCCCATAGGCGGCATAGCTGTGCGTCGCCGGCACGACATGGGCGTAGGATTCCAGCCCGTCGAGGATCGCGGTCGGCAGCGGCGACACGGTTGCGGTCGGCGTGTTGGCGGTGCGCAGCCAGGCGACGGCGTCCTTGCCATAGATGCTGCGCTGCTTGTCGTCGGCCTCCTGCCAGAAATAATAGAGGCCGGCGCTATAATCGACCGTGCGTTCGCCGGTGGAGGCGATGCGGAATTCCTGGCTGAACTGCTGCTGGTCGGTATCCACCACGCCAAAGGTCGATATTTCAGCGCCGATCTGGTCCCCGTCATAATTGGGAATCCATTTCCAGTTGCGATAGGCGGTGATGGCGGTCAACGTGACACCGCTCAGGTCCAGGTCCGCCTGCGCCTGAAAGCCGTAGCTGGGCATTTCATCATATTGGCTGCTGTCGATATCGACCTCCCGGTCGAAGGCGTTGACGCTGCCGGGCGTGTAGCCCACATCGGCAGCGCGGCGATAGAAACCGCGCACTTCGGTTCCATTGTTCAGCCTGGTCGGCAGCACCGCGGCGATGCTCTGGAACCCGACATCGCCCTTCTGGATCGAATAGTCGGCGATGAAGCGCAGGCGGAAACTATCGGTCGGCTTGTAGAGCAGGTCGAACCGCGCGCTATGATTGTCCAGATTGTCCCAATCCTCGTCATAGACGCTGTTGTGGATCAGTCCGCCGCGCGAGGTGCGCAGATAGGAGACGCGAAACGCGATCTCATCGTTCAGCGCCGCGTTCAGGCTGACATAGCCCCGGAAATAGTCGTAATTGCCGTAGCTGGCCTCGGCCTTCGCCTCGTTGGTGAAGCCGGGCGCGCGGGTCTTGATGTCGATCGCGCCGGCGACCGTGTTCTTGCCGAACAAAGTGCCTTGCGGTCCGCGCAGCAACTGGATGCTCTCGACATCGATCAGGTCGGTGATGACGGAGCCGGTGCGCGGGCGATAGACGCCGTCGACATAGAGGCCGACGCCCTGTTCCAGCCCGTCATTGGTGCCCCCCGAATTGGTGCCGATGCCGCGAATGGTGATGGTCTGGTTGCGGCCGCTGAACCCCTGAATATTCAGGCTCGGCAATTGCTGCACGCTCTGTTTCAGGTTGAACGCGCCCTGCGCGGCGATGGTGTCGCCGCTGATCGCGCTGATCGCGATCGGCACTTTCTGCGCATCCTCCTTGCGGTAGCGCGCGGTGACGACGATACTTTCGACGCTGGCGTCGCCGCCATCGGGGGCCGGCGCGGCCGTCTGCGCGAACACAGCGCCCGGCAGGGCCAGCAGCGCGCCGCCGCCCAGCAATGTCGACAAGAATGCGCCCTTGATCCCGCGCGCCCGATAATTTTGCATATGGTCCCCCAATATCTGTCTGGTTCCGGCGCAGGCATAGGGAGGGGGACGGGGCCGCTTCCAACGCGGATCGCAAGCGGACTTATGCGAAATGCCAAAGGATTGAGCATCGCTCATGCGGGGGCGTGCGCCGCTCAACCCGCCGGGGGGAGGCCAGACGGGGCAGGTTGGCGCTTCTCCTTCGCTGGACCTCAAGCTAGTGGTCCGATTCCGACATTTGCTACCCTGCAATCCACGCGCCGGAGCAAATGTCGGAATCATCAGGACCACTAGCAACTATTTGATTCTAGTGGAGCTTATGAATGTGACATTTGAGCGCGAATCTAGCCCGCAGGGGATTCAAATGTCACATTCGCTCCACTAGAGCCTTGCAAAACAGGAGCCGCGCATGATCCTTTCGCCCGCCATCAGCATCGACGACATTATCGACGCTGCCCGCGTCATCGCCCCGGCGGCGGTGCGGACGCCGCTGCTGGAAAATGACGGGCTGAACGCGCGGGCGGGCCGCCGCGTCCTGCTGAAGTTCGAAGGAGCGCAGCGCACCGGATCGTTCAAATTTCGCGGCGCCTATAACCGGCTGGCGCGGCTGGACGCGGCGGAGCGGGCGGCCGGCGTCGTCGCCTGGTCGTCGGGCAATCATGCCCAGGGCGTCGCCGCCGCCGCGAAGCTGCTCGATATCCCGGCGACGATCGTGATGCCGGCGGATGCGCCTGCGATCAAGCTGGCCAATACGCGCGCGCTGGGGGCGGAGATCGTCCCTTATGATCGCCACACGCAAAGCCGCGAGGAGATCGCCACTGCCCTGTCGCAAAGCCGGGGGGCGACGCTGGTACCGTCCTTTGACGATCCGTGGATTATCGCGGGGCAGGGGACCACTGGCCTCGAAATCCTCGATCAGGCGGCGGAAGCGGGAGCCGATGTCGGGCAGATCCTCGTCTGTTGCGGCGGCGGCGGCCTGACCGCCGGGATCGCGACGGCGGTCAAGGCGCGTGCGCCGGCCACCCACATCTATAGCGTGGAGCCGGCCGGGTTCGATGATACCGCGCGCTCGCTGGCCAGCGGCGTGCGGGAAGGCATCGCGCCCGACGCGCGCAGCATCTGCGACGCGCTGATGGCGCCCAGCCCCGGCGCGCTGACCTTCCCGATCAACCATGCGCTGCTGTCCGGCGGTCTGGTGGTCAGCGACGATCAGGTGCGCGACGCGATGCGCTTTGCCTTTGCGACGCTCAAGCTGGTGGTCGAACCGGGCGGGGCAGTGGCGCTGGCGGCGATGCTGGCGGGCGTTGCGCCGCCGTCCAGCGGCGCGAGCGTCGTCGTCCTGTCGGGCAGCAATGTCGATCCCGCCGCCTATGCCGCGATCATCGGCGCATGATCGATCCGCGCGCGATCCGCACCTTCCTGGCCGTGTGCCGCGCCAACAGCATCAGCGGCGGCGCACGCGCGCTCAACATCTCGCAACCCTCCGTCTCCAACGCCATCGCGCAACTGGAACAATCGCTCGGCGTCTCGCTGTTCGAACGGTCGCGCAGCGGCATCATCCTGACGCCGGAAGGGCAGGCGCTGCTGCGCCGGGCGGAGGCGATGGACAGCCTGCTCGCCGATGTGCAGGCGGAAGTCACGCTCGCCAGCAGGGGTGTCACCGGTCCGTTGCGGATCGGCGGCACGCCCGGCGCGCTGGTCAGCCTGCTGCCCGACGCGGTGCGGCGGCTGGAGGATCGGATCGGCCGTTTCGCCCTGCATGTCGTGGAGCGGCCCGATCATGATCTGGCCGCCATGCTCCATCGCGGCGAGATTGAACTCGCCTTCGTCACCACCGGGATCGAGGAGCCGCCAGAGGGGATAGAGGAACGCACCTTTTCGCGCGATCCCTTCGCCCTGATCGTCGGCCGGCAGAATGACCATCTGCCCGCCAGCCTGTCGTTGCGCGACACCGCGCTGATGCGCTGGGTGCTGCCCGAAGCGCGCGGCGCCTTTCGCCGCCAGACCGACGCCCTGTTCATGACCGCCGATATTCCGGTGCCGCAGGACATTATCCGCTGCGATTCCCTGCTCAGCACCAAGGCGATCGTGCGCGGCAGCCGGCGCGTCACCATCCTGCCGATGCAGGTGGCGGCGGCCGAACTGTCGATCGGCGTGCTGCGCGCGATCACGATCGAGGAGGCGGCTTTTCCGCGCAGCATCGGCGTGCGGATGCTGGCCGGCGGGCGATTGTCGCGTCTGGGCGAGGCGCTGCTGGATGTGCTTATCCATAGCTCCAAACTATGATGTAGGAAAAAATCATTATTTTTCTTTGCATCGAAAGCGGCGCATAAACCTCCCGACAGACAAGAGCTTTCGGGAGAGATCACCGTGCGGCAGCTTATCCGCAATATCGCCATCTTCGACGGAACGGGCAGCGCCCCGGTCGCCGGAGCGGTGGTCGTAGAAGGCGACAGCATCGCCGCCGTCCTGCATGACGAAGCCGCCATCGCCGCCGTCGAAGCGGACAGCGTGATCGACGGTCAGGGCGGCACGCTGATGCCCGGCATGGTCGATTCCCATACCCATCTGACCTGGGGCAGCTCGGTCGAGAAAATCTATCACCAGTTCATCCTGCCGCCCGAAGAGTTGAAGGTCGCCGCCTGGCGCAATGCGCGCGTGCTGCTCGATCATGGCTTCACCAGCCTCTATTCGGCCGGCGCGCTGGGCGATCGGATCGAACCGGAACTGGCGCGCGCGATCGATGCCGGCAAAACTCCCGGCCCGCGCCTCGTCCCCTCGACGCTGGAGCGCAGTCCCGAAGGGGACGAGGGCGTCGAGACGGGCGACGTGTTCAACGGGCGCGGCCCCGATGCGATGCGCGCCTTCGTCGCCTATTGCGCGGCCGAAGGGGTGAAGTCCTTGAAGCTGGTCATTTCCGGCGAGGATGCGCTCAAGCCCGGATCGTCGCAGGACATTCTCTATACCGACGCGGAAATGCAGGCGGCGGGCGAGGCGGCGAAAGAAGCGGGCCTGTGGATCGCGACCCACGCCTATACGCCGCGTGCCATCACCCTGGCGCTCGAAGCCGGCGCGCGCATCCTCTATCATTGTTCCTTCGCCGACGATGCCGCGATCGATGCGATGGCGGCGAAGAAGGATGATATTTTCTATGCCCCCGGTCCCGGCGTCTCGGTCGCCGCACTGGAGGCCTCGCCGCCGCATATCGATATGTCCGCGATGAAGGCGAGCGCGGCGGAGCGGCTGGAACTGGAGAAGATTCTGGTGCCCAAATTGAAGGCGCGCGGCGTGCGCGTGCTGCCGGGCGGCGACTATGGTTTTCCATTCAATCCCAATGGCCGCAACGCGCGCGATCTGGAGCATTTCGTTACCTATTACGGCTTCACTCCGGCCGAGGCGCTCAGCGCCGCGACCATGCTGGGCGGACAGCTTATGGGGCAACAAGTGGGACAGGTAAAACCGGGTTATCTTGCCGACCTGCTGCTGATCGACGGCGACCCGACCCAGGATGTGCGCATCCTGCAAGATTCCAATAATATCAAGATGATAATGCTGGGCGGATGGATGCACAAATCCCCGCGACCCAGCCTGTGACCGCCTGACCGGAAAGACGTTACCCATGTTCGACGTTGCGATCATCGGCTGCGGGCCGGTGGGGGCTTTTGCGGCCAATCTCCTTGGCAAAGCTGGCGTCTCGGTCCTGGTGATCGAGCAGGAGGCGCACCCCTATCCGCTGCCCCGCGCGGTGCATCTGGACCATGAGATGATGCGCCTGTTCCAGTCGGCGGGCGTGATCGACCGGGTCGCCCCGGACATGCGCGATACCGAAGGGCATCTGCATGTCGGCGCCGACCATGGCGTGATCCGTTACATGGGGACGGTCGGCCGCGCGCGTCCGTTCAGTTGGTCCAACGACTATTTCTTCTACCAGCCCGAACTGGAGGATCATCTCCGCGACGCGCTGGCCGCATATTCCAATGTTACTGTTCAACTCGGTGTCGCTTTCGAAGGGCTGGAGCAGGACGAAACGGGCGTCACCCTGCGCCTGTCGAACGGCCGTAGCGAGCAGGCGCGCTACGTCATCGCCTGCGACGGATCGCGCAGCGCGGTGCGCAAGGCGCTGGGCATCCGCCTCGATGACCTGGATTTTGAGGAACCCTGGCTGGTGGTCGATGCCGAGGTGGACGGTCCCGTCCGCTTCCCCGACCTGTGGGGCGTGCCGGACGCCGCCGACCTGCAAAAATTGTCGGTGATGATGTGCGATCCCAAGCGTCCGGCGACGATCGTGCCGGGGCGCGGCAATCATCGCCGCTGGGAATTCATGCTGCTGCCGGGCGAGGACGACCGGGCGATGATGGCGCCGCAAGCGGTCGCCGCCCTTGTCGAACCCTATCTTTCCGGAGTGCCGCATCGGGTGGTGCGCGCCGCGACCTATCGCTTCCATGGTCTGATCGCCGAGCGGTGGCGGCGGGGCGGCGTCTTTCTGGCCGGCGACGCCGCGCACCAGACGCCGCCCTTTTTCGGACAGGGCATGTGCCACGGCCTGCGCGACGCCGCCAATCTGGCGTGGAAGCTGGAGCTGGTGCTGAAGGGCCGCGCGCCCGACAGCCTGCTCGACAGCTACCAGCCCGAACGCGATCCCCATGTCCGTGCGGTCATCTCCGCCGCCGTCGGCGCGGGCCGCTATATCTGTATGCTCGATCCCGAAGCGGCCGCCGAACGCGACGCCACCATGCGCGAAGCCGCGAAGGGCGCGCAGCACGGCACCGCCGCCGACCTCATCCCGGCCATCGCGACCGGCATCGTCGCCAGCGGCACGGCCGGTGCGGGCGAACGCTTCATCCAGCCGCGCGTCGGCGACCGGCTGCTCGATGATGTGACCGGTCCTGGCTGGCGTCTCTTCGCACATGGCGCGATCGATGCCGACGATGTGAATGTGATCGACCTCGCCACGCTGGACGATCAGGGCGCGATTGCCGGCTGGCTGGCGGACCGCAACGCCGACGCCGTGCTGGTGCGCCCCGATCATTATGTCTTTGGCACCGGCGCGCCGGCTGACCTCCTCGCCCGCCGCGACGCGCTGATCGCCGGGCGCGCCCATCAGGAGATCGCCGCATGAGCCTCACCCTGTCCCAGGCCCGCGCGATCATCGACGCCGCGCTGACGCAAGCCCGCACCGACGGCGCGCAGCCGCTCGCCATCGTGGTGCTGGATGCGGGCGCGCACCCCGTCGCCACGGTGCGCGAGGATGGCGCCAGCCTGTTCCGTTTCGACATCGCGAAGGCCAAGGCATCCGGCGCGCTGGGAATGGGGGCGGATACGCGGGTCATTGCGAGCCGCGCCGCATCCAATCCTGTCTTTTTTCAGAGCGTCGTCGCCGCCACCGGTGGCCGGCTCGCTCTGTCCCCCGGCGGCGTCCTGATCCGTGATGTGGAAGGAACGGTGATCGGCGCCGTCGGGATCAGCGGCGACACCGGCGATTGCGACGAAGCCTGCGCCCTTGCGGGCATCATGGCCGCCGGCCTTTCCCACGGAGACGTAAAATGAAACTGCGCAGCATCGAACTGGCGCTGCCCGGCGCGGCGGAGGCGGCCGCCTTCCTGACCGACATATGGGGCATGGCCCCGGCGGGGCAGATGGGCGCCATCCATTATCTGCGTGGATCGGGCCGCTATCCCTATCTGGTCGCGCTGGCGGAATCGGCCGACAGCTATGTCCGTTCCACCACCTTCGTCTGCACCGCCCAGCGGCTGGAGCAGTTGAAGCGCAGCGTCACCGCCGCCGGTCTGCCCGCCACGCCGACCGTGTCGAACGATCCGGGCGGCGGCCATGGCATCATCGT from Sphingobium sp. CAP-1 includes the following:
- a CDS encoding TonB-dependent receptor, giving the protein MQNYRARGIKGAFLSTLLGGGALLALPGAVFAQTAAPAPDGGDASVESIVVTARYRKEDAQKVPIAISAISGDTIAAQGAFNLKQSVQQLPSLNIQGFSGRNQTITIRGIGTNSGGTNDGLEQGVGLYVDGVYRPRTGSVITDLIDVESIQLLRGPQGTLFGKNTVAGAIDIKTRAPGFTNEAKAEASYGNYDYFRGYVSLNAALNDEIAFRVSYLRTSRGGLIHNSVYDEDWDNLDNHSARFDLLYKPTDSFRLRFIADYSIQKGDVGFQSIAAVLPTRLNNGTEVRGFYRRAADVGYTPGSVNAFDREVDIDSSQYDEMPSYGFQAQADLDLSGVTLTAITAYRNWKWIPNYDGDQIGAEISTFGVVDTDQQQFSQEFRIASTGERTVDYSAGLYYFWQEADDKQRSIYGKDAVAWLRTANTPTATVSPLPTAILDGLESYAHVVPATHSYAAYGQATWNISPRFRLTGGLRYTYEHKTGLYDAEARGDVAAISSLPAEYQATAIALRAAYAPTASYYVTKNTDNISGTLIAAYDVSDAVHAYYSYARGYKSPGINLVRQTLGVDIFVKPEKVDAFELGLKTRFAGGAVELNGALFWTQDKNYQANYANTSVSPAAYYIANVGTLRSRGVELDARFAPVEGLNATFAATYNDAKYTKYTNAVPDYLNSYKTSVDLSGRQAAGAPKWALGGTVDYSHAAGGNRDLYIGADGSYRSGYYAAVNLDPYSRVQGYALFGAHAGLRQSEGKWDVSVWVRNLFNKDYYNTIAVNATYGVALASIGEPRLYGLTLKGKI
- a CDS encoding threonine ammonia-lyase, encoding MILSPAISIDDIIDAARVIAPAAVRTPLLENDGLNARAGRRVLLKFEGAQRTGSFKFRGAYNRLARLDAAERAAGVVAWSSGNHAQGVAAAAKLLDIPATIVMPADAPAIKLANTRALGAEIVPYDRHTQSREEIATALSQSRGATLVPSFDDPWIIAGQGTTGLEILDQAAEAGADVGQILVCCGGGGLTAGIATAVKARAPATHIYSVEPAGFDDTARSLASGVREGIAPDARSICDALMAPSPGALTFPINHALLSGGLVVSDDQVRDAMRFAFATLKLVVEPGGAVALAAMLAGVAPPSSGASVVVLSGSNVDPAAYAAIIGA
- a CDS encoding LysR family transcriptional regulator — encoded protein: MIDPRAIRTFLAVCRANSISGGARALNISQPSVSNAIAQLEQSLGVSLFERSRSGIILTPEGQALLRRAEAMDSLLADVQAEVTLASRGVTGPLRIGGTPGALVSLLPDAVRRLEDRIGRFALHVVERPDHDLAAMLHRGEIELAFVTTGIEEPPEGIEERTFSRDPFALIVGRQNDHLPASLSLRDTALMRWVLPEARGAFRRQTDALFMTADIPVPQDIIRCDSLLSTKAIVRGSRRVTILPMQVAAAELSIGVLRAITIEEAAFPRSIGVRMLAGGRLSRLGEALLDVLIHSSKL
- a CDS encoding amidohydrolase family protein; translation: MRQLIRNIAIFDGTGSAPVAGAVVVEGDSIAAVLHDEAAIAAVEADSVIDGQGGTLMPGMVDSHTHLTWGSSVEKIYHQFILPPEELKVAAWRNARVLLDHGFTSLYSAGALGDRIEPELARAIDAGKTPGPRLVPSTLERSPEGDEGVETGDVFNGRGPDAMRAFVAYCAAEGVKSLKLVISGEDALKPGSSQDILYTDAEMQAAGEAAKEAGLWIATHAYTPRAITLALEAGARILYHCSFADDAAIDAMAAKKDDIFYAPGPGVSVAALEASPPHIDMSAMKASAAERLELEKILVPKLKARGVRVLPGGDYGFPFNPNGRNARDLEHFVTYYGFTPAEALSAATMLGGQLMGQQVGQVKPGYLADLLLIDGDPTQDVRILQDSNNIKMIMLGGWMHKSPRPSL
- a CDS encoding bifunctional 3-(3-hydroxy-phenyl)propionate/3-hydroxycinnamic acid hydroxylase, whose protein sequence is MFDVAIIGCGPVGAFAANLLGKAGVSVLVIEQEAHPYPLPRAVHLDHEMMRLFQSAGVIDRVAPDMRDTEGHLHVGADHGVIRYMGTVGRARPFSWSNDYFFYQPELEDHLRDALAAYSNVTVQLGVAFEGLEQDETGVTLRLSNGRSEQARYVIACDGSRSAVRKALGIRLDDLDFEEPWLVVDAEVDGPVRFPDLWGVPDAADLQKLSVMMCDPKRPATIVPGRGNHRRWEFMLLPGEDDRAMMAPQAVAALVEPYLSGVPHRVVRAATYRFHGLIAERWRRGGVFLAGDAAHQTPPFFGQGMCHGLRDAANLAWKLELVLKGRAPDSLLDSYQPERDPHVRAVISAAVGAGRYICMLDPEAAAERDATMREAAKGAQHGTAADLIPAIATGIVASGTAGAGERFIQPRVGDRLLDDVTGPGWRLFAHGAIDADDVNVIDLATLDDQGAIAGWLADRNADAVLVRPDHYVFGTGAPADLLARRDALIAGRAHQEIAA